One stretch of Clostridia bacterium DNA includes these proteins:
- a CDS encoding GntR family transcriptional regulator encodes MSVVSHMIGNKPLMSITTDAVRTAESSAIQRQSLASAVADKLRQKIIRGELHEGEQLRQDAIAAEFQVSRIPVREALRHLQAEGLITIVANRGAVVSALSPEEIGELFDIRAVLECHVLREAIPNFTDEDFRKAEEILKGYEQVVEQDTDISSWGQWNWQFHSTLYAPANRPVLINLLRTLNNNSDRYTRLHLVFTRDLHRAGRAHRILLNACKTRQPDVACEALWHHIIEAGQYLQDFIKSRREKS; translated from the coding sequence ATGTCAGTCGTCTCTCACATGATCGGCAACAAGCCACTTATGAGCATTACAACAGACGCCGTCCGCACTGCGGAATCGTCAGCAATCCAAAGACAGTCTCTTGCGTCTGCGGTAGCCGACAAACTGCGCCAAAAGATCATTCGCGGCGAACTGCACGAGGGCGAACAGTTGCGCCAGGACGCCATCGCGGCTGAGTTCCAGGTCAGCCGCATTCCGGTACGCGAAGCGCTCCGCCACCTACAAGCCGAGGGGTTGATCACAATCGTGGCCAACCGCGGCGCCGTCGTCTCTGCGTTGTCACCCGAAGAAATCGGCGAACTGTTCGATATTCGTGCTGTACTGGAATGCCACGTTCTGAGGGAGGCAATCCCGAATTTTACCGATGAGGACTTCCGCAAGGCGGAAGAGATACTGAAGGGCTATGAGCAGGTAGTCGAGCAAGATACCGACATCAGTTCATGGGGACAGTGGAACTGGCAATTCCACTCCACTCTTTACGCCCCCGCTAATCGGCCTGTCCTCATCAATCTTTTGCGCACGCTGAACAACAATTCCGACCGCTACACGCGGCTCCATCTCGTGTTCACGCGCGACCTTCACCGCGCTGGCCGGGCACACAGGATCCTTCTGAATGCCTGCAAAACCAGGCAGCCGGATGTCGCTTGCGAAGCACTCTGGCACCACATAATTGAAGCGGGTCAGTATCTCCAGGACTTCATCAAGAGCCGCCGCGAGAAGTCGTAA
- a CDS encoding sodium:solute symporter family protein: MKSKADFLVAGRSLPAYVLVATLLCSWVGAGSLFAGAENAAKNGFAALWQPAGGWIGLLIIYFVAPRARKFAQFTLPDLLETRYNAAARVLGTIAILFSYTAICSYQFRGGGDILHLATGIDATVGMYIVAAFVILFTALAGMSSVAYADVVIGILVTVTTLIATPMLFYAAGGWEGLHAALPADRFQVLGHVTFTQAMEFFVPTFLLMLGNQSMYQKFFSAKDARAAKIAVGGWIVGTVFLETVIIAIAVFGTALYGTRPELMASPRETIPFVARHALPSFMGALLMGAVFAKVISTANNYLFSPATNLVEDVYSRFINKNASSKQIILLSRFAVVGLGVFALIQGAYWTSVLAMALYAYTIYSAAITPVVMSAFFWKRATAAGAVTSIGLGTFVTVAWSYGGKQFLPASWAARDAIFPALIVSLISLVVVSLITKAPRREQWAPFFDEEPQTTEPVAIAAKVK, from the coding sequence GTGAAGAGCAAAGCAGACTTCCTGGTTGCAGGCCGCAGTCTTCCCGCTTACGTCTTAGTTGCAACGCTGCTCTGTTCCTGGGTCGGTGCCGGAAGCTTGTTTGCGGGCGCCGAGAATGCCGCCAAGAATGGCTTTGCTGCATTGTGGCAGCCGGCCGGTGGGTGGATTGGCCTCCTCATCATTTACTTTGTGGCACCACGCGCTCGTAAGTTTGCGCAGTTTACCTTGCCAGACCTGCTTGAGACGCGCTACAACGCGGCCGCCCGCGTGCTCGGCACAATTGCGATTTTGTTCTCGTACACCGCGATTTGTTCGTACCAGTTCAGGGGCGGCGGCGACATTCTTCACTTAGCCACCGGAATTGATGCCACGGTTGGCATGTACATTGTGGCCGCCTTCGTGATCTTGTTCACTGCCTTGGCAGGGATGTCATCCGTCGCGTATGCGGATGTCGTCATCGGCATTCTTGTCACGGTTACGACCCTGATCGCCACGCCGATGCTGTTCTACGCAGCAGGTGGATGGGAAGGCCTGCACGCGGCGCTTCCGGCAGACCGGTTCCAGGTACTCGGACACGTGACGTTCACCCAGGCGATGGAGTTCTTCGTTCCGACGTTCCTGCTCATGCTCGGCAATCAGAGCATGTATCAAAAATTCTTTTCGGCCAAAGATGCGCGCGCCGCAAAAATTGCCGTCGGCGGATGGATCGTCGGAACGGTGTTCCTGGAGACGGTGATCATCGCGATTGCCGTCTTCGGCACGGCCCTCTACGGTACAAGGCCAGAGCTGATGGCGAGCCCTCGTGAGACCATCCCGTTCGTCGCCCGCCACGCGCTGCCATCATTCATGGGCGCACTGCTTATGGGGGCGGTTTTTGCCAAGGTGATTTCGACGGCGAACAATTACCTATTCTCGCCGGCGACCAATCTGGTCGAAGACGTTTATTCAAGATTCATCAACAAGAATGCGTCAAGCAAGCAAATCATTTTGCTGTCGCGCTTTGCCGTTGTAGGGCTCGGCGTGTTCGCGCTCATCCAGGGTGCTTATTGGACATCGGTGCTGGCAATGGCGCTGTATGCGTACACCATCTACTCTGCTGCGATTACGCCGGTTGTGATGTCGGCGTTCTTCTGGAAGCGCGCGACCGCAGCCGGAGCAGTCACTTCGATCGGGCTCGGGACGTTCGTCACCGTCGCCTGGAGCTATGGCGGCAAGCAGTTCCTGCCGGCTTCATGGGCGGCGCGCGACGCAATCTTCCCTGCGTTGATCGTCTCGCTGATCTCGCTGGTTGTGGTCAGCCTGATTACGAAGGCGCCACGGCGAGAGCAGTGGGCTCCGTTCTTTGACGAAGAGCCGCAGACAACAGAGCCAGTCGCCATCGCCGCGAAAGTAAAGTGA
- a CDS encoding M24 family metallopeptidase, with protein sequence MRSIPEIQSELRARGIEAWLFCDHHHRDPIAYRILGLSETLSVSRRWFYLVPAEGEPVKLVHRIEPFQLDGLPGRKLVYAAWEKLVGNLEQMLAPYQRIAMQFSPNNLIFYVSLVDGGTIDLVRSLGKEVISSANLVATCEATWTEAQIASHFAARDSIDSIMSDVFREIGRRARSGGSNEFEIQQWLVEAFKRENLVADAPPIVAVNQNSSNAHYAPTAESSARIAEGDFILLDIWGKKDWPNAVYYDISWVGYVGTSVPERIQGIFEIVRQSRDAGINKVQQTLTAGRTLLGWEVDKESRDVIEQAGYGAYFNNRTGHSIGTEVHGNGANMDNFEVRDEREVIPNTCFSIEPGIYLPEFGLRSEVNVLVRERTAEVTGEVQQQVVLI encoded by the coding sequence ATGCGATCGATTCCTGAAATCCAGTCCGAGCTGCGAGCGCGCGGCATAGAAGCTTGGTTGTTCTGCGATCACCATCACCGCGATCCGATCGCTTATCGGATTCTCGGCCTTTCAGAGACCCTGAGTGTTTCGCGCCGCTGGTTTTATCTTGTCCCGGCGGAAGGCGAACCGGTCAAACTCGTTCATCGAATCGAGCCATTTCAGCTTGACGGACTTCCGGGACGCAAACTGGTCTATGCAGCGTGGGAAAAACTGGTCGGCAACCTGGAACAGATGCTCGCGCCATACCAGCGGATTGCGATGCAGTTCTCGCCGAACAACCTGATCTTCTATGTGTCGCTTGTGGATGGCGGAACGATTGACCTTGTGCGCAGCCTGGGCAAGGAGGTCATCAGCTCTGCAAACCTGGTGGCCACTTGCGAGGCGACCTGGACCGAAGCGCAGATTGCCAGCCATTTCGCAGCGCGAGATTCGATTGACTCAATCATGAGCGACGTTTTCCGGGAGATCGGACGCCGCGCCCGCAGCGGTGGGAGCAACGAATTCGAAATCCAGCAGTGGCTTGTCGAGGCCTTCAAGCGTGAGAACCTCGTAGCCGACGCGCCTCCGATCGTTGCCGTCAACCAGAACAGCAGCAACGCGCATTACGCGCCAACCGCCGAAAGCTCCGCCAGGATTGCAGAGGGCGATTTCATTCTGCTCGATATATGGGGCAAGAAGGACTGGCCCAACGCCGTCTATTACGACATTAGCTGGGTCGGCTACGTTGGGACGTCGGTTCCGGAGCGCATTCAGGGCATATTCGAGATCGTCCGGCAGTCGCGTGATGCGGGGATCAACAAGGTCCAGCAAACGCTTACAGCCGGCCGCACGCTACTGGGATGGGAAGTCGACAAGGAGTCGCGCGACGTCATCGAACAGGCGGGCTATGGCGCGTATTTCAACAACCGTACCGGACATTCCATCGGCACCGAGGTTCACGGCAACGGCGCCAACATGGACAACTTCGAGGTGCGGGACGAGCGCGAAGTCATTCCCAACACATGTTTCTCTATTGAGCCGGGGATTTATCTGCCCGAGTTCGGCCTGCGCAGTGAGGTGAACGTTCTCGTTCGAGAGCGCACAGCCGAAGTGACAGGGGAAGTGCAACAACAAGTCGTACTAATTTAA
- a CDS encoding DPP IV N-terminal domain-containing protein has protein sequence MRNRIASISLVFSLILPAMVLAQGTLEDYKRAERFLPWNVTKLVQEADVKPQWIEKSDRFWYRSVTQKGKQFLVVDAAKKTREPLFDHAKLAAAFSRVADREYHADKLPFDVFAYDPKAPDIKFTHAGVQWRCTLDTYNCLKLKDRPRQRGDGFSPDGRWQAFVRDHNLWVRSVSNNQEIRLTDDGVESYDYATPLPSGGELIQRAATGAKPNVAVFWAPDSSKFVTYRMDSRFALRMTTIQSVPPDRLRPIAYTYAYPLPGEALSRAEPIIFDVERGQRIAVQADPISMAFQGGPGFEWDKESRHFYFNTSERGWKRNVLHETDSSTGKTRTVLEEASDTFVDPATNFIESVNDASEFLMGSERDGWNHLYLFDGKTGELKKQLTKGEWVVRQIVQINEKARQVYFLASGREAGEDPYLTHLYCVNLDGTGLKMLTPEAANHAAIVSPSNSYFIDTYSRPDLPTKVVLRRTSDGGVVMPLEETNAKELLKTGWKYPEAFHGKGRDGKVDIYGLIWRPSNFDPSRKYPVIEQIYTGPQSFFVPKTFAAFRSTAQSTAELGFIVVMIDGQGTGGRSKAFHNFSYRNLGDGGIDDHISVLKQMAEKYPYMDLGRVGLYGGSAGGYDTAHAMLTHPKFYKVGVSTSANHDHRMDKAWWNELWMGYPLGDHYREQSNVTMAGKLEGKLFLVHGDLDDNVSPSATLQFADALIKANKNFDMLIVPNQYHGEGRNPYVIRRRWDYFVQNLAGVAPPSGFEIQQEDNDRRGN, from the coding sequence ATGCGGAATCGTATAGCCAGCATTTCTCTTGTCTTTTCTTTAATCCTACCTGCGATGGTGTTGGCGCAGGGCACGTTGGAAGACTACAAACGGGCCGAGCGCTTCCTGCCCTGGAACGTGACAAAACTCGTACAGGAAGCGGACGTCAAGCCGCAGTGGATCGAGAAGTCAGACCGCTTCTGGTACCGTAGCGTAACGCAAAAAGGTAAGCAGTTCCTGGTCGTAGACGCAGCGAAGAAGACGCGCGAACCTCTATTCGATCACGCGAAACTCGCGGCCGCATTCTCCCGTGTCGCGGATAGGGAATATCACGCCGATAAGCTCCCGTTTGACGTGTTCGCGTACGACCCGAAAGCTCCCGACATCAAGTTCACGCACGCGGGAGTGCAGTGGCGTTGCACACTCGACACCTATAACTGCTTAAAGCTAAAGGACCGTCCGCGGCAACGTGGCGACGGCTTTTCACCGGACGGTAGATGGCAAGCCTTTGTCCGAGATCACAATCTTTGGGTCCGGTCGGTCAGCAACAACCAGGAGATTCGGCTGACCGACGATGGCGTCGAGAGCTACGATTACGCTACGCCGCTGCCCTCCGGCGGTGAACTGATTCAGCGCGCAGCAACCGGCGCCAAGCCGAATGTGGCGGTTTTCTGGGCTCCGGATTCAAGCAAGTTCGTCACCTATCGCATGGATTCGCGTTTCGCTCTGCGAATGACGACCATTCAGTCTGTCCCGCCGGACAGGCTTCGCCCGATCGCATACACATATGCTTACCCGCTCCCGGGTGAGGCGCTGTCCAGGGCCGAGCCGATAATTTTCGACGTCGAGCGAGGCCAGCGCATTGCCGTCCAAGCCGACCCCATCAGCATGGCATTCCAGGGCGGGCCCGGTTTCGAGTGGGACAAGGAAAGCAGGCACTTCTACTTCAACACCTCTGAACGCGGCTGGAAGCGGAACGTGTTGCACGAAACAGATTCCAGCACGGGCAAGACCCGCACGGTACTGGAAGAGGCGTCGGATACATTCGTGGATCCGGCAACGAACTTCATCGAGTCAGTCAATGATGCCTCCGAGTTCTTGATGGGTTCCGAACGCGATGGTTGGAACCACCTCTACCTTTTCGATGGCAAGACCGGCGAACTCAAAAAGCAGTTGACCAAGGGCGAGTGGGTCGTTCGCCAGATCGTGCAGATTAACGAAAAAGCGCGCCAAGTGTACTTCCTCGCGTCCGGCAGGGAAGCGGGCGAGGATCCATATCTGACGCATCTTTACTGTGTCAATCTGGATGGCACAGGCCTGAAAATGCTTACGCCCGAAGCTGCCAACCATGCGGCAATTGTTTCACCCTCGAACTCCTATTTCATCGACACGTACTCGCGGCCGGACCTGCCAACCAAGGTAGTCCTGCGGCGTACGTCTGATGGCGGAGTGGTCATGCCGCTTGAGGAGACGAACGCCAAGGAACTGCTAAAGACTGGGTGGAAGTATCCGGAAGCGTTCCACGGCAAGGGGCGCGACGGCAAGGTGGACATCTACGGGCTCATCTGGCGCCCGTCGAATTTCGATCCATCACGCAAATATCCCGTGATCGAACAGATCTACACGGGGCCGCAGTCATTCTTTGTGCCCAAGACGTTCGCTGCGTTCCGCAGCACGGCGCAATCGACGGCCGAACTTGGTTTCATCGTCGTAATGATCGATGGCCAGGGCACTGGCGGCCGATCTAAGGCGTTCCACAATTTTTCCTACAGGAACCTTGGTGACGGCGGCATTGACGACCACATCTCCGTGCTGAAGCAGATGGCAGAAAAATATCCCTACATGGACCTTGGACGCGTGGGACTGTATGGCGGTTCGGCCGGCGGATACGACACCGCTCATGCCATGCTGACGCATCCGAAGTTCTACAAGGTCGGCGTCTCGACATCGGCCAACCACGATCATCGCATGGACAAAGCGTGGTGGAATGAGCTCTGGATGGGCTACCCATTGGGCGATCACTACCGCGAGCAGTCCAACGTCACGATGGCCGGAAAACTTGAGGGGAAACTCTTCCTTGTTCATGGCGATCTTGATGACAACGTCAGTCCTTCGGCGACGCTCCAGTTTGCGGATGCGCTGATCAAGGCTAATAAGAACTTCGACATGCTGATCGTCCCCAACCAGTACCACGGGGAGGGCCGCAATCCTTACGTCATTCGCCGACGCTGGGACTACTTCGTGCAGAATCTTGCCGGTGTGGCCCCGCCCAGCGGTTTTGAAATCCAGCAAGAAGACAACGATCGCCGTGGCAATTAG